One region of Triticum aestivum cultivar Chinese Spring chromosome 6B, IWGSC CS RefSeq v2.1, whole genome shotgun sequence genomic DNA includes:
- the LOC123138899 gene encoding equilibrative nucleotide transporter 1 has translation MAGGDEEATTALLPPPAGSAEAEHPPPPPADRLGVGYLIFFTLGAGFLLPWNAYITAVDYFSYLYPGAPVDRVFSVSYMLSCLLPLLLIVLVFPKSSAPARINTGLTLFTLALLVVPVMDAVYVKGTPRLYGAFDVTVAATVMCGVADALVQGGVIGFAGELPERYMQAVVAGTAASGVLVSALRVITKASFPQDPNGLRQSAILYFMVGMVVMIICIVCYNVARRLPVVVYYKNIKQRAQKAEVGGGMTGPAWRSTLWSIVGTVKWYGIGVVLIYAVTLSIFPGFITEDVHSEALKDWYPIMLISAYNVFDLIGKCLPAIYLLQNSNVAVAGSFARLLFYPLFYGCLHGPSYFRTEIPVTVLTCLLGLTNGYLTSVLMILAPKAVPIHHSETAGIVIVLFLVVGLVVGSFVAWFWVI, from the exons atggccggcggcgacgaggaggccacgacggcgctgctgccgccgccggcggGGTCGGCGGAGGCGGAGCACCCTCCCCCACCGCCGGCCGACCGGCTCGGGGTCGGCTACCTCATCTTCTTCACGCTCGGCGCGGGGTTCCTGCTCCCCTGGAACGCCTACATCACCGCCGTCGACTACTTCTCCTACCTCTACCCGGGCGCGCCCGTCGACCGCGTCTTCTCCGTCTCCTACATGCTCTCCTGCCTCCTCCCGCTGCTCCTCATCGTGCTCGTCTTCCCCAAGTCCAGCGCCCCGGCCCGCATCAACACCGGGCTCACCCTCTTCACGCTCGCGCTCCTCGTCGTGCCCGTCATGGACGCCGTCTACGTCAAGGGCACGCCGCGCCTCTACGGCGCCTTCGACGTCACCGTCGCCGCCACCGTCATGTGCGGCGTCGCCGACGCGCTCGTGCAGGGCGGGGTCATCGGCTTCGCCGGGGAGCTCCCCGAGCGCTACATGCAGGCTGTCGTCGCCGGAACTGCCGCTTCAG GTGTACTTGTCTCAGCGCTTCGAGTGATCACAAAAGCGAGCTTCCCTCAGGACCCCAATGGGCTAAGGCAAAGCGCAATCCTGTATTTCATGGTTGGCATGGTGGTCATGATCATCTGCATAGTGTGCTACAACGTGGCGCGCAGACTCCCGGTCGTGGTGTACTACAAGAACATCAAGCAGAGGGCTCAGAAGGCAGAGGTGGGTGGTGGCATGACGGGGCCTGCCTGGAGGTCGACCCTGTGGAGCATCGTCGGGACAGTGAAGTGGTACGGGATAGGAGTAGTTCTCATCTATGCGGTCACCCTGTCCATATTTCCGGGGTTCATCACGGAGGACGTGCACTCGGAGGCGCTCAAGGACTGGTACCCAATCATGCTCATCAGCGCATACAACGTGTTTGATCTCATCGGCAAGTGCCTGCCGGCCATCTACCTCCTGCAGAACTCCAATGTTGCGGTTGCCGGTTCGTTCGCGAGGCTCCTGTTCTATCCTCTCTTCTATGGCTGCCTGCACGGACCCAGCTACTTCCGCACCGAGATCCCGGTCACCGTGCTGACGTGCCTTCTCGGGCTCACCAATGGGTACCTGACCTCCGTGCTCATGATCCTCGCGCCCAAGGCCGTGCCCATACACCACTCCGAGACCGCGGGGATCGTCATAGTGCTGTTCCTTGTGGTTGGGCTGGTCGTCGGTTCGTTTGTCGCTTGGTTTTGGGTCATCTGA